The following are from one region of the Girardinichthys multiradiatus isolate DD_20200921_A chromosome 9, DD_fGirMul_XY1, whole genome shotgun sequence genome:
- the LOC124874356 gene encoding GTP-binding protein REM 2-like: MPTDVPEDRLSIEENGSKCDSMTLPSTPTVRRGSTPLPIKHQLRREEAVHDDGDWTSGAAGASPSPLSFSPALDDTPIVSVEGRRDGPLRIALLGQNGVGKSSLALAFAGDIDRTASVDSDGEGYVHTVSVDDEESTIIIYDNWRQDLSALQCEVCVLVFSVTDRRSFHRTAQLRLLLRETQPQTPIILVGNKSDLVRSREVTAQEAMSSAALYNCLYLEISASLDHRTPELLESAVRLARGQPPWPPGSSAEDMCGGGQRESITTRAKRFLTNLMPRYPREREVGKFLRQKSRSCHDLGAL, from the exons ATGCCGACAGATGTGCCCGAAGACAGGCTCAGCATCGAGGAGAATGGCTCCAAG tGTGACAGTATGACTCTGCCCAGCACCCCCACGGTCCGCAGAGGAAGCACTCCTCTGCCAATAAAGCACCAACTCAGACGAGAAGAAGCTGTTCATGATGACGGTGACTGGACATCAGGAGCAGCCGGGGCTTCTCCTTCACCACTCAGTTTCAGCCCAGCCCTGGATGACACTCCCATTGTCTCTGTGGAGGGCAGGCGTGACGGGCCATTAAGGATCGCCCTGCTGGGTCAGAACGGAGTTGGGAAGTCCTCACTGGCTCTCGCCTTCGCCGGCGACATTGACCGGACTGCGTCAGTGGATTCTGATG GGGAGGGTTATGTGCACACAGTCAGTGTGGATGATGAGGAGAGCACCATCATTATCTATGACAACTGGAGACAG gaCCTGTCGGCTCTCCAGTGTGAGGTGTGCGTCCTGGTGTTCTCTGTGACCGACAGGCGCAGTTTCCACCGTACAGCCCAGCTCCGACTCCTCCTGAGAGAAACTCAGCCTCAGACTCCAATAATCCTCGTCGGTAACAAGAGTGACCTCGTTCGCTCGCGCGAGGTCACTGCTCAAG AGGCCATGTCCAGCGCTGCCCTCTATAACTGTCTGTATCTGGAGATCTCAGCCTCTCTGGATCACCGCACGCCGGAGCTCCTGGAGTCCGCTGTGCGACTAGCCAGAGGCCAGCCCCCATGGCCCCCAGGGTCCAGCGCAGAGGACATGTGTGGAGGAGGTCAACGAGAAAGCATCACCACACGTGCTAAACGTTTCCTCACCAACCTGATGCCCAGGTACCCGCGGGAGAGAGAAGTGGGCAAGTTCCTAAGACAGAAGTCCCGCTCGTGCCACGACCTGGGGGCACTGTGA